ACCATCCGGAGGTGACGGGAACCCTTCTCAAAGTCCAGAAAGACGAAACCCAGGGTCACCACCTCCTCGACCTCTGTCGCAAATATGCTGCCAACAAGGATGAATCCGCTGGCAAAGACGCCTCCCTCTACCTACGAACCGACGGTCTCAAGCCTCCCGAAGAGGTGGCCTTACAATGCCtaatgctgctgctggccgAGCGGCCCCACGCTTTGACCGCAACGCaagatgatctcatttccaGCCTCGTGCGTCAAAATACCAGCGTTCGAAAGTTCTTCTCCAATCGCCTACAGGTCTCCGTGACCACGTTCTTTGACGAGATTTACGATCGTGGTGATGGGGCCGCCGTGTGTCTGGATACCGTTGTCTTGGACCCCTCCGTTTGGCCGTCGGAAAAGGTCCGCTACCATTGCGAATGCGAACTGTTCCTTCTGTTTATCGCCAAGCTCATGGAATCAGGCCATGACTTGGATGGTCGTTCTCTGAAGGGAATTGCACGTTTGTTGGCGGTCGACGCGGAAAAGCTACAACACTTGGTGGACGATGAGGGACTTGAGGTCATCCTATCCTCGCTGGACAGCCGTCTCCCAGCCGAGTGGAGAGGCCAGGCCACACTGGCGACGGTCAAGTACCTCGAGGTCGCCAAGCAGGCTGGCGAGGAGAGATTCTCTCGTCTTATTGCGGACAAAATCACCAAAGCCCGCAATGACGATATTGTCGTGGCCTTTTCCGCGGCTGTCGCCGTATTCCCGGTCGCTCCAAACGCTGCCgcttcccttttcttgtCTGACGAGTTTATGAAAGCTTTGATGCCGCTGGCTTCGAGAAGCTCGAAGAATCGCAATGTGGAGGTTGCCCTTTTGGACCTTCTGAACGCGGCCTGTGTTAGCACTGCGTGTCGGGAGACCATTTCGAAGCGGTTCTCCGACTGGCTGTCGCACGTTCTCACCAACGGCAGCGATGAGACGTCCGACCTGGCTGCCGTGGTTCTGGCCAAGATTCGCACGTCCGAGGCAGCGAACGGAGCCGGTGCGGTAGCATCCCAAACCAATGGTAAGGTTCAGGAGGAAGATAGCGTGCCGGAACTCGTACATCGATTCAAGGAACTGATGTCGCAGCGAAAGGTCGAGCACGTACCCCATGCCATTGAAGGGCTGGCTTTCTCGTCCGTGAAGCCCGACGTGAAAGAGCAACTCGCTCAGGACCGCTCTTTTTTGAGTGATCTGATTCAGATCTTACGACCTCACGCCACGAACTCGACTCCTACCTCTGCCTCCTCTGTGCTTTACGGAGGCTTGACGATTATCCAACATCTCACGCAATTTCTACCCAACCTTTccgaggagcagaagaaaaTGGCACAACTGAAGGCCTACGCCAACGCGAAAACCGGAGAAGCACGGTCGGGTCCTGATCCGCGCCAGCAGGATGAGGCCGTTCTTGCTCGCTGCCGGGTCATCGTCGAGGCAGGCGCCATGCCGCTGCTTGTGGACTGCGCCAAAACCAATCTCCCTTCGATTCAGTCGCTTGTCAGCCAAATCTTGTTGTCCCTCGCTCGGGATCGCTCATCTCGGGGTGCCTTGGCCCAGCAAGGTGCGGTCAAGGTGCTGATCAACTTGGCGGCTCCGCAACAAGGGAGCGCGGGCGCCGAAACTAGTCACTACGCCGCTCATGCTCTGGCTCGAATCCTGATTTCCGTCAATCCGACTCTCGTTTTTCCTTCCTCCGGATTTCCTTCGGTGACGTCTGCGGTGCGGCCGTTGCTATCGCTGCTGTCGGCTCCCGAGACAGCTGTGTTTACTGCGGATCAGCCACGCGATCTGCTGCCAGTATTTGAAGCGCTATTGGCTCTTACCAACCTGGCTTCGTACCCGGATGAGTCGGCATCTGAGACGATTGTGCGACAGGGATGGACGGTGGTGGAAGATTTGCTACTGTCGAGTCACGCGTGGATCCAGCGTGCAGCCTGCGAGTTGGTGTGCAATTTGATGGCATGTGAAGCCGGAGTGATGCAATATGCAGATGGCTCGAAACAGGCTGCCAAACGGCTGCATGTTCTCCTGGCGCTGACGGACGTGGATGACACGGCGACTAGGAAAGCAGCAGGAGGGGCGTTGGCCATGCTAACCGAGTTTGAATCTGCGATCACAGCGGTGCTGGACAGACCACGCGGGGTAGAGCTGTTGTTGGGACTCTGCCAGGATTCCGATGCAGAACTGCAACATCGGGGAGTGGCCTGCATACGGAACCTGACTAGTCTGGCGGCGGGAAATACGGGAGTCCGTGCACGCAAGGCCGTCAAGGACCAACAAGGCGTTGAGACATTGGCAGGCGTGCTGAAGCGGACATCAAATCCGGCCGTACTGCAGACGGGGGTGGAGGCATTGAAGCCGATAATGCAGTGATTTTCTTTCTATGATTACGATTACGACGTTTTTTTACCGTACTGGCTTGCTGGCTTGCTGGATCGCTGTGGAGCGGGGCTACCCCTCATATTTTCCGATATCAGGAGCGAATGCAATTGGCAGCACTGATTGATTAGCGAGGCGTCTGCTCGGGAATTTGTTATCAGATAGGCATACAATGGAGTTGGTATTCGTTCATTTCGGGGTGATGACGACGTGTATCTGTTTGCTAAACTGATTATACTTGTATACTCCGTATTCCTGGTCATTATTCTAGTATTTACCGAGGCGGTCAATGAGGTCATATGAAGCCATCAGCCGACCACCAAAGTACGTACAGGTGTCCAGTTCCGCGCCCACAGTACTTTTGGGTGTGGAGTGATAGTCTGTAGATAAAGCTTAACGGCGATAGTGCCAGACCACTGCTCTACTATCGACCactactgtactctgtaccatGACCAACTATGCTACAAGGCTAAATACCCCAGACACACCGCCACACGTGACCTCGCTACCCCCTTGCAGGTCCCCCACCGCTCGTCCCACCGCCTCCTCTCCACTTGATCCAATTGGCCCGTAGGATTCAGCGATCCACGCCAACCTCCCCTCGCCCCCACCCAGCAGCGGAGTTGATTGGGCGTGGGGGGTCTGGACCTTGGACGCGTGGGGACGGTGGGCTGGGCTTGGCGACTTCTGAGATTTTTCCAGGGTTTTTCTATTTCGGTCACGGGATGGGGGGAAGTCAAAGAAGATACTTGGTCGGTTATAAGAGGCGTGTTCTTGCCTTTGCTTTGCCTTTGCCACTGTCATCATTTCTGTTCTTATTTCCAAGTATTGCACAGTATAGTCCACAGTGTACTCAATCTGTTACTCTCACAGTACGATACTCGAAAATCTCCGATCGAATCAGCTGCCGGATCACTGGCACGGGCTGGCATACACAGCGTGCTGCCATCAAGCTCTCCGACTGGTAGTTATCCTCCCTTCCATTGTCCACCGCATCTTCACGTGCTGACTTCCATACTCGCCATAGATCTCCTTACATACAACGTCGTGACGAATGGCGTTTCCTTAGTTCCGCTTAAGAATCGACGACCACCGCCACGACCACCACCTCGAGACCTCTATTCACAACCATACACAAGAACAACATGAAGTTCGGCCGCAATCTCCCCCGCAACGTTGTCCCCGAATGGAGCGCCTCCTATATCAAATACAAACCCCTCAAGAAACTCATCAAGTCCGCCGCCGAGGACCTCAAAGCAGACCATGAGGCGGATCTAGCGGGTGAGGCACTACACCACAACTTTTCTCTGTCGACCCTGTCGACACGACAACCCCTGACCACATTCTAGGCTTCTTCTATTCCCTCGACCGCAACCTCGAAGACGTCGATTATTTCTACAACAAGAAATACCACGACTTCTCGCGCCGTCTGAAGCTGCTCGAGAGCCGTTACGGGCATTCACTCGATGGCCGACAGAGGCTGGATGGtgaggatgtggaggatTTGCTGGCCGCATTGCTGGAGTTGCGTGGGCAGTTGCGCAAGTTGCAGTGGTACGGGGAGGTGAATCGGCGAGGTTTCATCAAGATCACGAAGAAGTTGGATAAGCGCGTTGGCGGGCAGAGTCAGAAGACGTATTTGGAGACAAAGGTTGATCCGGCTCCATTTGCATCGAATGTGCGGGTTTCTGAGGCCTTGAAGCGCATTAATGACTGGCTGTCGATTTTGGGTGACCAGAAGGTTACTGATGATGCGAGTTCGACGGtgtcgtcgttgtcgttgaagaagGGGCCGTCGAGGCCGAATTTGAATGTGCCCGCGAGTTTGTTGACGGCTGTTGATGAGGCGCTGCGCTCGGATGATACGCATATGTTGTTGGAGTTGATCGAGACGCTGAAGAAGGCCGCCGATGAGGCGCAGGATAACTTGTTCCCGAGAGTGCTGAAGAGTTTGTTGCAACGGTCGATTTACTATCGGTCTAAGGCTTGCATCACTGCTTTGCTTGGTCGCATtgatgatgatcttgaagaagacgatgataTCAACAAGCGCAACTGCGTTCATCGTTTAGTGATTTCCATCGGCCGCGCGCAGTCCACTACCGACTCGGAGCAGTCCGCTTCCATGGTGCTCGACTTTCCTCTCGAGGCCTCCAACTACATTACTCCCGCTGCTCCACCTACATTGCAGCCCGCGCGCTCCGTTATCAAGGAGTCGGAGAAGCCTCAACATCTTGAGCGTTCCGATCCGGCTGTTGCGCTGTTGTTGCATCTGCTCGATCAGCTGCGCCCGCAGCAACGTCAGGCTGTCCTGGCCAAGGATCTCACCGGCCGCACTCCTCTGCACTATGGCGCGCAGTACGGCTTCAAGGTTGTTTGCGATATCATCATCGAACACCTGCAGGCGTGGGATATGTTCGACGTGAGCGGCGGTATCGACGGTGTTGAATGGCAGGACAATGATGGCTGGGCCCCGCTGCACTTGTCTGTTGTTGGTGGCCATCCGTTGACCACCCGTACTCTGCTGGAAGCCGAGAACTGGAAGGGCGAGAGCAACACTGAACGCGCGTTCATCCGCAAGCAAGTCCCCAAGTCCAGTGCTGTGCTTGCCATGGCTACCAAGGCCAACTTTGTCGATATAGTGCAGCTCTTGGTTGATGCTGGCGTTGACATCAACTACCAGGACGAGCAGGGTGAGACTGCGTTGCATGTGGCCGCTCGTTTTGGCCACGACCAGTGTGCGCGTATCCTGCTGAATGGCACGGACAACCAGAAAGCTGATAC
This region of Aspergillus chevalieri M1 DNA, chromosome 4, nearly complete sequence genomic DNA includes:
- a CDS encoding UNC45-central domain-containing protein (BUSCO:EOG09261W1K;~COG:D,O;~EggNog:ENOG410PIQT;~InterPro:IPR000225,IPR011989,IPR024660,IPR016024;~PFAM:PF11701;~go_function: GO:0005515 - protein binding [Evidence IEA]); the encoded protein is MLSPGEERAIHLATEAIELFDAGHREAASRNLREALSLAPHHPEVTGTLLKVQKDETQGHHLLDLCRKYAANKDESAGKDASLYLRTDGLKPPEEVALQCLMLLLAERPHALTATQDDLISSLVRQNTSVRKFFSNRLQVSVTTFFDEIYDRGDGAAVCLDTVVLDPSVWPSEKVRYHCECELFLLFIAKLMESGHDLDGRSLKGIARLLAVDAEKLQHLVDDEGLEVILSSLDSRLPAEWRGQATLATVKYLEVAKQAGEERFSRLIADKITKARNDDIVVAFSAAVAVFPVAPNAAASLFLSDEFMKALMPLASRSSKNRNVEVALLDLLNAACVSTACRETISKRFSDWLSHVLTNGSDETSDLAAVVLAKIRTSEAANGAGAVASQTNGKVQEEDSVPELVHRFKELMSQRKVEHVPHAIEGLAFSSVKPDVKEQLAQDRSFLSDLIQILRPHATNSTPTSASSVLYGGLTIIQHLTQFLPNLSEEQKKMAQLKAYANAKTGEARSGPDPRQQDEAVLARCRVIVEAGAMPLLVDCAKTNLPSIQSLVSQILLSLARDRSSRGALAQQGAVKVLINLAAPQQGSAGAETSHYAAHALARILISVNPTLVFPSSGFPSVTSAVRPLLSLLSAPETAVFTADQPRDLLPVFEALLALTNLASYPDESASETIVRQGWTVVEDLLLSSHAWIQRAACELVCNLMACEAGVMQYADGSKQAAKRLHVLLALTDVDDTATRKAAGGALAMLTEFESAITAVLDRPRGVELLLGLCQDSDAELQHRGVACIRNLTSLAAGNTGVRARKAVKDQQGVETLAGVLKRTSNPAVLQTGVEALKPIMQ